Proteins from one Desulfovibrio intestinalis genomic window:
- a CDS encoding glycosyltransferase encodes MRVLLIALQNTPSGPATLDEQLRWAELGSPLRTARMEEEHVLALARSMRDGGRLAPMLACLENSSLYARAVQLNLPVIPVSSASARNPFNHWRLWRWQRRHPRLLVQTVGQDAMPLGRSVLRMRQPGGTLLAHAFLLRAPTPQSLTGKPFISAHKVLCGSRHVQERLPAATAAANKTVAANKTAAPNNMAVTDQGGQAGESTQATLPEYGEKGRTLRLDGDFLTLVAPGMNLDDFAPSSPWGQAETRTATHCAGTEQPCRQRFVFGLADALTPRSGAQLVTRAMAAIWQRDDLPPWEVRALGGGPRYAELLKEAENLGVSSRLCLLNEQALPEVLQHCHAWISPGSSPEELPEGLWAGMAACLPTVCSKSPLHRERLKLGGNTPSDAALLVEENDPQALAKAMIDIMQDASLRRSLAEGGQPLRPHIGLESFAARACNLYQQWCRQLGWLEPPQSSEDSPQA; translated from the coding sequence ATGCGTGTACTGCTGATTGCCCTGCAAAATACCCCTTCTGGCCCCGCCACACTGGACGAGCAACTTCGTTGGGCCGAGCTTGGCTCGCCCTTGCGCACAGCCCGTATGGAAGAGGAGCATGTGCTTGCGCTGGCCCGCAGCATGCGCGACGGCGGCCGCCTGGCCCCCATGCTGGCCTGCCTTGAAAATTCCAGCCTGTATGCGCGGGCCGTTCAGCTCAACCTGCCCGTGATACCCGTCAGCAGCGCCAGCGCCCGCAATCCTTTCAACCATTGGCGGTTGTGGCGCTGGCAGCGCAGGCATCCCCGTCTTCTGGTGCAAACCGTGGGGCAGGACGCCATGCCCCTTGGACGCAGCGTACTGCGCATGCGGCAACCGGGCGGAACGCTTTTGGCCCACGCCTTTCTTTTGCGCGCGCCCACCCCGCAGAGCCTGACGGGCAAGCCCTTTATATCAGCCCATAAAGTTCTGTGCGGTTCGCGCCATGTTCAGGAGCGTTTGCCCGCTGCCACGGCTGCGGCAAACAAGACCGTTGCGGCAAACAAGACGGCTGCGCCAAACAATATGGCTGTGACAGACCAGGGCGGTCAGGCAGGCGAAAGCACGCAGGCAACTTTGCCCGAATATGGTGAAAAGGGGCGCACCTTGCGCCTGGACGGGGATTTTCTCACCCTGGTAGCGCCGGGCATGAACCTTGACGACTTTGCCCCTTCTTCACCGTGGGGACAGGCAGAAACCCGAACCGCAACCCACTGCGCAGGGACGGAACAACCCTGCCGCCAGCGCTTTGTTTTTGGTTTGGCCGATGCCCTGACGCCGCGTTCCGGCGCGCAACTGGTTACGCGGGCTATGGCTGCCATATGGCAGCGCGACGATCTGCCCCCGTGGGAAGTGCGGGCGCTTGGCGGCGGTCCCCGCTATGCCGAACTGTTGAAAGAAGCTGAAAATCTTGGCGTCAGTTCACGCCTGTGCCTGCTTAATGAACAGGCCTTGCCGGAAGTTTTGCAGCATTGTCATGCCTGGATATCGCCGGGGTCTTCTCCCGAAGAGTTGCCCGAGGGTCTCTGGGCTGGCATGGCAGCCTGCCTGCCCACCGTGTGCAGCAAAAGCCCCCTGCACCGTGAACGCCTGAAGCTGGGCGGGAACACCCCGTCGGACGCCGCCCTGCTGGTGGAAGAAAACGACCCGCAAGCACTGGCCAAGGCCATGATCGACATTATGCAGGATGCCTCCCTGCGCCGCAGCCTTGCAGAGGGCGGCCAGCCCTTGCGGCCCCACATCGGACTTGAATCCTTTGCGGCCCGGGCGTGCAATCTGTATCAGCAGTGGTGCCGCCAGCTCGGCTGGCTGGAACCTCCGCAATCTTCTGAAGACAGCCCACAGGCTTGA
- a CDS encoding aminotransferase class IV, whose amino-acid sequence MDAQTYLTALLAAPRPGSENVLAFYDHRVGHICTDASLLLLPLDDHICHRGDGLFESISYRQGKMFSFDQHLTRLKDGAAALKITPPCSWDSLRHIILDVARAAGTDHGDMRVFLSRGPGGFGISPAECPQAGLYIVALRKKFAGEAFYEKGLTAFTSDIPPKQEYLARIKNTNYLPNVFMAMEATQKGMDVAVTFDEYGFMGEAATANVGLVDDSGRLLCPELKRILPGTTMLAGLELAARRTPTPLTVQERPIHRDEIATAREMLLFTSSTLCVGVTHFDGIAVGQGEQRGKPGPVARWLKTALLDHLLEQGTPF is encoded by the coding sequence GTGGATGCCCAGACCTATCTAACGGCCCTGCTGGCCGCCCCCCGGCCCGGATCAGAAAACGTGCTGGCTTTTTATGATCACAGGGTGGGCCATATCTGCACCGACGCCAGCCTTTTGCTCCTGCCGCTCGACGACCATATCTGCCACAGGGGCGACGGCCTTTTTGAGAGCATCAGCTACCGTCAGGGCAAGATGTTCAGCTTTGACCAGCATCTAACCCGCCTCAAGGACGGGGCCGCCGCGCTGAAAATCACGCCCCCCTGCTCGTGGGACAGCCTGCGTCATATCATTCTGGACGTTGCCCGTGCAGCGGGAACCGACCACGGTGATATGCGTGTTTTTCTGAGCCGTGGTCCCGGCGGCTTCGGCATCAGCCCGGCAGAATGCCCTCAGGCGGGGCTGTACATTGTGGCCCTGCGCAAAAAATTTGCAGGCGAAGCTTTTTATGAAAAGGGGCTTACCGCCTTCACGAGCGACATTCCGCCCAAGCAGGAATACCTGGCCCGCATAAAGAACACCAACTATCTGCCCAATGTCTTCATGGCTATGGAAGCCACCCAGAAGGGCATGGACGTTGCCGTGACCTTTGACGAATACGGCTTTATGGGCGAGGCCGCCACGGCCAACGTAGGTTTGGTGGACGACAGCGGCCGCCTGCTCTGCCCGGAACTCAAACGCATTCTGCCCGGCACAACCATGCTGGCTGGCCTTGAGCTAGCGGCCCGGCGCACCCCCACGCCCCTGACTGTACAGGAAAGACCCATCCACAGGGACGAAATCGCCACGGCACGCGAAATGCTGCTTTTCACCAGCTCCACGCTTTGTGTGGGTGTTACACATTTTGACGGTATTGCCGTCGGTCAGGGCGAGCAGCGCGGCAAGCCCGGTCCGGTGGCCCGCTGGCTCAAAACTGCCCTGCTCGATCATCTGCTGGAACAAGGCACTCCCTTCTGA
- a CDS encoding aspartate-semialdehyde dehydrogenase, protein MSKKLTVAVVGATGAVGREMLKTLHEREFPATEVRAFASARSAGIKVPFGERELTVEELKEDVFEGIDLAIFSAGGAASQKFSPHAAHAGCVVVDNSAAWRMDERCPLVVPEVNAGALNGHNGIIANPNCSTIQMVVALKPLHDAAKIKRVVVSTYQAVSGTGQKGIEELERQVRDLFNGRDPENNTYPYRIAFNCLPHIDVFLENDYTKEEMKMVHETVKIFNDPSVKVTATCVRVPVFYCHAESVNIETEKKMSARDARVMLSQAPGVRVFDNPRELMYPMPGYCVGDDFTFVGRIREDETIENGLNMWIVADNVRKGAALNAVQIAEELVQRELVRVTDKDIFMS, encoded by the coding sequence ATGAGCAAGAAGCTGACTGTTGCCGTTGTGGGCGCCACTGGCGCCGTAGGCCGTGAGATGCTCAAGACCCTTCACGAGCGCGAATTTCCTGCCACGGAAGTGCGTGCCTTTGCTTCCGCCCGTTCAGCTGGCATTAAAGTGCCCTTTGGCGAGCGTGAACTTACTGTTGAAGAGCTGAAAGAAGACGTCTTTGAAGGCATTGACCTGGCCATTTTCTCCGCAGGCGGCGCCGCTTCGCAAAAATTTTCCCCTCACGCTGCCCACGCGGGTTGCGTGGTGGTGGACAATTCCGCCGCATGGCGCATGGACGAGCGCTGCCCCCTGGTGGTGCCTGAAGTTAATGCCGGCGCTCTGAACGGGCACAACGGCATTATCGCCAACCCCAACTGCTCCACCATCCAGATGGTCGTGGCGCTGAAGCCCCTGCACGACGCCGCCAAAATCAAGCGCGTTGTGGTTTCCACCTATCAGGCGGTTTCCGGCACGGGCCAGAAGGGTATTGAAGAGCTGGAACGTCAGGTGCGCGACCTTTTCAATGGCCGCGACCCCGAAAACAATACCTACCCTTACCGCATCGCGTTCAACTGCCTGCCGCACATCGACGTCTTTCTTGAAAACGACTACACCAAGGAAGAAATGAAGATGGTTCATGAGACCGTGAAGATTTTCAACGATCCTTCGGTCAAGGTTACGGCCACATGTGTGCGCGTGCCCGTGTTTTACTGCCATGCGGAATCCGTCAACATCGAGACGGAAAAGAAAATGTCTGCCCGCGACGCCCGCGTCATGCTTTCGCAAGCGCCCGGCGTGCGCGTGTTCGACAATCCCCGCGAGCTTATGTACCCCATGCCCGGCTACTGCGTGGGCGACGACTTCACCTTCGTGGGCCGCATCCGCGAGGACGAAACCATTGAAAATGGCCTCAATATGTGGATCGTGGCCGACAACGTGCGCAAGGGCGCGGCCCTCAACGCCGTGCAGATTGCCGAAGAACTCGTGCAGCGCGAGCTTGTGCGCGTGACGGACAAAGACATCTTCATGTCATAA
- a CDS encoding response regulator has protein sequence MERRQTICLVDDDQEILGLLSDYLKQHGFVVSCAESGTALMDMLRHSQPDLIVLDVMMPGQDGFVVCREVRKQWQIPIIFLSALGESMDRVVGLELGADDYMVKPFEPRELLARIRSVLRRKGGAPAPGRFHEKGCLSFAGWRLDRAVRCLHSPCGVMVNLSGAEYRLLMAFLRNPQTVLSRDALMELTQGRSLDAFDRSIDVQVSRLRTRLRDENGEEAGLIKTVRGDGYIWTADVRQDGA, from the coding sequence ATGGAGCGCCGACAAACAATATGTCTTGTGGATGACGATCAGGAAATTCTCGGTCTTTTGTCGGATTACCTGAAGCAGCACGGTTTTGTGGTGAGCTGCGCTGAAAGCGGCACGGCGCTGATGGATATGTTGCGCCACAGCCAGCCTGATCTCATTGTGCTGGATGTCATGATGCCCGGCCAGGACGGCTTTGTGGTTTGCCGTGAGGTGCGTAAGCAGTGGCAGATTCCCATAATTTTCTTGAGCGCTCTGGGTGAAAGTATGGACCGTGTTGTGGGGCTTGAACTTGGGGCTGACGACTACATGGTCAAACCCTTTGAGCCTCGCGAACTTCTGGCCCGCATCCGCAGCGTGTTGCGGCGCAAGGGCGGCGCTCCTGCGCCGGGACGCTTTCACGAAAAGGGCTGCCTGTCTTTTGCTGGCTGGCGTCTGGACAGGGCCGTGCGCTGCCTGCACTCCCCTTGCGGGGTTATGGTGAACCTGAGCGGAGCCGAATACCGCCTGCTCATGGCATTTTTGCGCAATCCGCAAACAGTGCTCAGCCGTGACGCCCTTATGGAGTTGACGCAGGGCCGCAGCTTGGACGCTTTTGACAGAAGCATTGACGTACAGGTGAGCCGTTTGCGTACGCGCCTGCGTGACGAAAATGGCGAAGAAGCAGGGTTGATCAAAACCGTGCGCGGCGATGGCTATATATGGACAGCAGACGTTCGGCAGGACGGCGCATGA
- a CDS encoding DMT family transporter, producing the protein MKNILLLLAIAAGGCLPIQAGINGILRRFLGEPMQAALVSFAVGTLGLWGYSLAARHSWPSITELAAVPWWLWTGGLLGAVFVTCTILLGPKLGAATMTAYMLLGQLAVSIVLDHFALVGFPEHPVSLLRLLGVAMLFGGAILVRIF; encoded by the coding sequence ATGAAAAACATTCTGCTTCTTCTGGCCATTGCCGCTGGCGGATGCCTTCCCATTCAGGCGGGCATCAACGGTATTTTGCGGCGTTTTCTGGGTGAACCAATGCAGGCCGCCCTTGTATCTTTTGCCGTGGGCACACTGGGCTTGTGGGGCTACAGCCTCGCGGCGCGCCACAGCTGGCCCAGCATAACCGAGCTTGCCGCTGTGCCCTGGTGGCTATGGACAGGCGGGCTGCTCGGCGCAGTTTTCGTCACCTGCACCATACTGCTCGGCCCCAAGCTGGGAGCCGCCACCATGACGGCCTACATGTTGCTGGGACAACTTGCGGTGTCTATTGTTCTTGACCACTTTGCCCTGGTGGGATTTCCCGAGCATCCGGTGTCGCTGCTGCGTTTGCTGGGGGTAGCCATGCTGTTCGGCGGAGCCATTCTTGTGCGGATTTTCTAG
- a CDS encoding PLP-dependent aminotransferase family protein, which translates to MGKQSITNDLAALGGLLLRPGSMGRQLAARLREAIESGQLRPGDRLPASRLLARKLELARGTVADVFSQLVAEGYLESRVGAGTYVARDLGRLPIAAGPQRLLHRHAGDALPNWPQAEPPFRFPKQLETAQADMPPNAGRFAAFAERFAPQPLRPFSVAVPLAGIAPDQNWRRLGNRVRASMEAAPTGYEDPCGLKELREAIAAYVRKSRAVVCEPENVVITNGAQQGLYITGRILLGPGEPAWAENPAYPGLMTVLEDVQARVFRIPVDGQGVDVSAGAVQCPDARAAFVTPSHQFPLGMVMSMPRRMELLAWARTCGAWIVEDDYDSELRFSGQPFPSLQGLDPQRVIYLGTMSKVLFPSLRIGYAIVPQRLVGAFAGARSLMDKQSPTAEQHVLAAYMREGYFEAHVRRIRKLYAQRRQILLDLLQARLANWGSPQPGEQGMHLIFWLAPHVDDVALSLAASRQGLAVRPVSSLYGKGTGRPGLMLGFGGFSEKQLEEGVETLRQLFERYCQLA; encoded by the coding sequence ATGGGCAAACAAAGCATAACAAATGATCTGGCCGCCTTGGGCGGCTTGTTGCTCCGGCCAGGAAGCATGGGGCGGCAGCTTGCCGCCCGTCTGCGTGAAGCCATAGAAAGTGGTCAGCTTCGCCCTGGCGACAGGCTGCCAGCCAGCCGTCTGTTGGCGCGCAAGCTGGAGCTTGCGCGCGGCACTGTGGCGGATGTGTTCAGTCAGCTTGTGGCCGAGGGGTATCTTGAATCCCGTGTGGGTGCAGGAACCTATGTGGCCCGTGATCTGGGCCGCCTGCCCATCGCGGCAGGCCCGCAACGTCTGTTGCACCGCCACGCTGGCGATGCCCTGCCAAACTGGCCGCAGGCTGAACCGCCCTTTCGTTTTCCCAAACAGCTGGAAACGGCACAGGCCGATATGCCGCCCAATGCAGGGCGCTTCGCCGCCTTTGCCGAACGCTTCGCGCCGCAACCCCTGCGGCCCTTTTCTGTCGCCGTGCCCCTTGCGGGCATTGCCCCCGACCAGAACTGGCGGCGGCTGGGCAACCGTGTGCGCGCCAGTATGGAGGCCGCCCCTACGGGCTATGAAGATCCCTGTGGGCTCAAGGAACTGCGTGAAGCCATTGCCGCATATGTGCGCAAGTCCAGAGCCGTCGTCTGCGAACCGGAAAATGTGGTCATCACCAACGGCGCGCAGCAGGGCTTGTATATTACGGGGCGCATTCTGCTTGGGCCGGGCGAGCCTGCGTGGGCGGAAAATCCTGCGTATCCCGGCCTCATGACTGTGCTTGAGGACGTGCAGGCGCGGGTGTTTCGTATCCCTGTGGACGGGCAAGGCGTGGACGTCTCTGCCGGGGCGGTACAATGCCCTGACGCTCGCGCGGCATTCGTGACGCCTTCGCACCAGTTTCCTCTGGGTATGGTTATGAGCATGCCCCGCCGTATGGAGCTTCTGGCCTGGGCGCGCACCTGCGGAGCCTGGATTGTGGAAGACGACTACGACAGCGAATTGCGTTTTTCAGGCCAGCCTTTTCCTTCTTTGCAGGGGCTTGATCCGCAGCGTGTCATCTATCTTGGCACCATGAGCAAAGTGCTCTTTCCTTCATTGCGCATCGGCTATGCCATTGTGCCGCAAAGGCTTGTGGGGGCCTTTGCAGGGGCGCGCAGTCTTATGGACAAGCAGTCGCCCACGGCAGAGCAGCATGTGCTGGCCGCGTACATGAGGGAAGGCTATTTTGAGGCCCATGTGCGGCGCATCCGCAAGCTGTATGCCCAGAGAAGACAGATACTGCTGGATCTGCTGCAAGCGCGCCTTGCAAACTGGGGCAGCCCCCAACCCGGCGAGCAGGGCATGCATCTGATTTTTTGGCTGGCCCCGCATGTGGATGATGTAGCCCTGTCCCTTGCGGCATCTCGGCAAGGGCTGGCCGTGCGGCCTGTTTCATCCCTGTATGGAAAGGGAACGGGCAGGCCGGGCCTCATGCTTGGCTTTGGCGGCTTTAGCGAAAAGCAGCTTGAAGAAGGTGTGGAGACGCTGCGCCAGCTGTTTGAGCGGTATTGCCAGCTCGCTTGA
- a CDS encoding class I SAM-dependent methyltransferase, translating to MYEVMHNETALPHLRPYTSTPLPLDFFRRGLDYLRDRWPLGHSLPVPDNFLQAAANQSKAPSWHMESIVRRIWRRHVCIPCGWIARHLPRHSAIFEPGCGSGANLLWLASQGFTRLNGSDIDETVLAFSEALQTQMGHSLNIWQDNALEPSRLPENQGAILSVNWLYHLPGASLDAFFETYKGCLSPKGVFVFDTISHKYNAVPNNQYHTKDWRKPEDQRRPSEYTFRLSPPEVAELARRHGFRVLRQTMTHSRPQRSVYMLGKKKQS from the coding sequence ATGTATGAAGTTATGCATAACGAAACCGCTCTCCCACATCTGCGGCCCTATACCTCGACACCATTGCCACTGGATTTCTTTCGCAGAGGCCTTGATTATCTGCGCGACAGATGGCCTTTGGGGCACTCCCTTCCTGTACCAGACAATTTTTTGCAGGCCGCTGCCAACCAGAGCAAAGCGCCCTCATGGCATATGGAATCCATTGTTCGCAGGATCTGGCGGCGGCATGTGTGCATCCCCTGCGGCTGGATTGCCCGTCATTTGCCGCGCCATTCGGCAATTTTTGAACCCGGTTGCGGCAGTGGAGCCAACTTGCTGTGGCTGGCTTCCCAGGGATTCACACGACTGAACGGCAGCGATATAGACGAAACCGTGCTTGCTTTCTCAGAAGCATTGCAGACGCAAATGGGCCACAGCCTGAACATCTGGCAGGACAATGCCCTTGAGCCTTCACGCCTGCCGGAAAACCAGGGGGCCATCCTTTCGGTCAACTGGCTGTACCACCTGCCCGGCGCATCGCTGGACGCTTTCTTTGAAACATATAAGGGGTGCCTCAGTCCCAAGGGCGTTTTTGTTTTTGACACTATCAGCCATAAGTACAATGCCGTTCCCAACAACCAGTACCATACTAAAGACTGGCGAAAACCCGAAGATCAGCGGCGTCCGTCAGAATACACCTTTCGCCTGTCCCCGCCGGAAGTTGCGGAACTGGCCCGCAGGCACGGTTTCAGGGTACTGCGTCAAACTATGACGCACAGCCGCCCGCAACGCAGTGTTTACATGCTTGGTAAAAAAAAGCAGAGCTGA
- a CDS encoding ATP-binding protein: MNTARHLPKSLFSRLTLFLLGAFFVLHTLTILTVADFFERHLVQNMLANHSATIALCVRMLEAEPAQDRPALVSSLAKISEVSITTLDKKPDMPQGQDKLSRFFLDHIKEALDDMSVPGQKPRALQAQVQVIVLGKESGEWASFFEKFFSLWDVSGSFLAHLTVQLTDGTWLNITYAGPGHRAHLEDMPYLVLALEFFVFAALLILIVYRLVRPLRSLAKAAESFGLNQGVPYMVPDEGPSEVRHAAQAFNAMQERIRGVMEERERMFAALSHDLRTPLTRMRLRLESAPGGEFKQKMLEDVHSLHSIVEMGTAMTLCERHVEDPTRTDIQAFLEAIVEDRREMGQNVLMTAEPDTALSALIFPVALRRCLDNLLDNALRYGQEAVLAASVLRRPGEKLVLRIDIDDKGPGIDPALLEKVFEPFFRVEGSRNRHTGGHGLGLSIAQGMAGMHRGTLNLSNLPQGGLRARLELPLVEGRPA; this comes from the coding sequence ATGAATACCGCGCGGCATCTGCCTAAAAGTCTGTTTTCCCGCCTGACCCTGTTTTTGCTCGGCGCTTTTTTTGTTCTGCACACCCTTACCATTTTGACGGTGGCCGACTTTTTCGAGCGGCATCTGGTGCAGAACATGTTGGCCAACCACAGTGCCACCATCGCCCTGTGCGTGCGTATGCTCGAAGCCGAGCCCGCGCAGGACAGACCCGCGCTTGTGTCCAGCTTGGCCAAGATTTCAGAAGTATCTATTACAACTCTGGACAAAAAACCCGACATGCCGCAGGGGCAGGACAAGCTTTCGCGTTTCTTTCTCGACCACATCAAGGAAGCGCTGGACGACATGTCTGTGCCGGGGCAGAAACCGAGGGCATTGCAGGCGCAGGTGCAGGTAATCGTGCTCGGTAAGGAATCCGGGGAATGGGCCTCCTTTTTTGAAAAGTTTTTTTCGCTCTGGGATGTCTCCGGTTCGTTTTTGGCGCATCTGACCGTGCAGCTTACCGACGGCACATGGCTGAACATTACCTATGCTGGGCCGGGGCATCGGGCGCACCTTGAAGACATGCCCTATCTTGTGCTGGCTCTGGAGTTTTTTGTCTTCGCGGCTCTGCTGATTCTTATTGTCTACAGGCTGGTGCGCCCCTTGCGCAGTCTTGCCAAAGCTGCCGAAAGTTTTGGCCTGAACCAGGGGGTGCCCTATATGGTGCCAGACGAAGGCCCCAGTGAAGTGCGTCATGCCGCCCAGGCTTTCAATGCCATGCAAGAGCGCATACGCGGCGTTATGGAGGAGCGGGAGCGTATGTTCGCGGCCTTGTCGCATGACCTGCGTACGCCGCTCACCCGTATGCGTCTGCGTCTTGAAAGCGCGCCCGGTGGAGAGTTTAAGCAAAAAATGCTTGAAGACGTGCACAGCCTGCACTCCATCGTAGAAATGGGCACGGCCATGACCCTGTGCGAGAGGCATGTGGAAGACCCCACCCGCACGGACATACAGGCTTTTCTTGAAGCCATTGTGGAGGACAGGCGCGAAATGGGCCAGAATGTTCTCATGACGGCGGAGCCGGACACTGCACTGTCTGCCCTGATTTTTCCTGTGGCCTTGCGGCGTTGCCTGGATAACCTGCTGGATAATGCCCTGCGTTACGGGCAAGAGGCCGTGCTTGCCGCTTCAGTGCTGCGCAGGCCCGGCGAAAAGCTGGTGTTGCGTATAGATATAGATGACAAGGGGCCAGGTATAGACCCGGCTCTGCTTGAGAAGGTTTTTGAACCGTTTTTTCGTGTGGAAGGGTCGCGTAATCGGCACACTGGCGGCCACGGCCTTGGCCTGTCCATCGCCCAAGGCATGGCTGGCATGCATAGGGGTACCCTAAATTTGAGCAATCTGCCACAAGGCGGTCTCAGGGCGCGGTTGGAACTACCGTTGGTAGAAGGGCGGCCTGCCTGA
- the asnS gene encoding asparagine--tRNA ligase has protein sequence MQRTLIIDALNAEEAQPSIVLCGWIRTRRDAKDFSFVEINDGSCLANMQCIVDTDTAAHLGLAEATTGAAVRIVGELVASPGKGQKWEVRAQKVQVYGLADPETFPLQKKRHSDEFLRTIAHLRPRTNKYGAMFRIRSEAAFAVHDFFRSHHFSLVHTPVLTGADCEGAGEMFRVTTLEPGVKDLSEDFFSRQCNLTVSGQLEAEALATGLGRVYSFGPTFRAENSNTPRHAAEFWMIEPEMAFADLDDLMELGEGLTRHVVDHVLTRCEGDVELFDNFVDKGLRERLQHMLAAPFARVSYTEAVEILQKSGKSFTFPVSFGTDLQTEHERYLAEEHFKKPVIVYDYPKDIKAFYMKQNDDNRTVAAMDMLVPRIGELIGGSQREERLSRIEARIREMGQNPEDYWWYLDLRRFGTVPHAGFGLGFERLLMMLTGITNIRDVIPFPRTPGNLEF, from the coding sequence ATGCAGCGAACCCTGATTATTGACGCTCTTAATGCCGAAGAGGCACAGCCCTCCATAGTCCTGTGCGGCTGGATTCGTACGCGCCGCGACGCCAAAGATTTCAGCTTTGTGGAAATCAACGACGGTTCCTGCCTTGCCAACATGCAGTGCATTGTGGATACAGACACCGCGGCCCATCTGGGCCTTGCCGAGGCGACAACAGGCGCAGCGGTGCGCATCGTCGGCGAACTTGTGGCTTCGCCCGGCAAGGGGCAAAAGTGGGAAGTGCGCGCCCAGAAAGTTCAGGTATACGGGCTGGCCGACCCCGAGACCTTTCCTCTGCAAAAAAAGCGGCATTCTGACGAATTTTTGCGCACCATCGCCCATCTGCGCCCGCGTACCAACAAATATGGGGCCATGTTCCGCATCCGCTCCGAAGCTGCGTTTGCCGTGCACGATTTTTTTCGCAGCCACCACTTTTCTCTGGTTCACACGCCTGTGCTCACTGGCGCCGACTGTGAAGGCGCGGGCGAAATGTTTCGCGTTACCACGCTTGAACCCGGCGTAAAGGATTTGAGCGAAGACTTTTTCAGCCGTCAGTGCAACCTCACGGTTTCCGGCCAGCTTGAGGCCGAAGCCCTGGCCACGGGACTGGGACGCGTTTACAGCTTTGGCCCCACCTTCAGGGCCGAAAACTCCAACACCCCGCGTCATGCCGCAGAGTTCTGGATGATCGAGCCGGAAATGGCCTTTGCAGATCTGGACGACCTTATGGAACTGGGCGAGGGCCTGACCCGTCATGTGGTGGACCATGTGCTTACGCGCTGCGAAGGCGACGTGGAACTTTTTGACAACTTTGTGGACAAGGGACTGCGCGAACGCCTGCAACATATGCTGGCTGCCCCCTTTGCCAGGGTTTCCTACACCGAAGCCGTGGAAATTCTGCAAAAAAGCGGTAAAAGCTTCACCTTCCCCGTGTCCTTTGGCACGGACCTGCAAACCGAGCACGAGCGTTATCTGGCCGAGGAACACTTTAAAAAGCCTGTGATCGTTTATGACTATCCCAAGGATATCAAAGCGTTCTACATGAAGCAAAACGACGACAACAGAACCGTGGCAGCTATGGATATGCTGGTGCCCCGCATTGGCGAGCTTATCGGCGGTTCCCAGCGCGAAGAACGCCTCAGCAGGATTGAAGCCCGCATCCGTGAAATGGGCCAGAACCCCGAGGACTACTGGTGGTATCTGGATCTACGCCGCTTTGGCACCGTGCCCCACGCTGGCTTTGGCCTTGGCTTCGAGCGTCTGCTCATGATGCTTACGGGCATCACCAATATCCGCGACGTTATTCCCTTCCCGCGCACGCCCGGCAATCTGGAATTTTAG